A DNA window from Setaria viridis chromosome 2, Setaria_viridis_v4.0, whole genome shotgun sequence contains the following coding sequences:
- the LOC117845021 gene encoding uncharacterized protein, with the protein MGRGRNRKPRNFATFRLCPRPGAADASDRVFVRVDDNPYSVPGFADDGCGGPSSSTAVGGDDEPSSSSADDGGGALPEHVRREILELGLPDDGYDYLAHLRELRPSLSSTGGGGSSAVFLPSRRRPARSGLPVDVMAYDLSRAPIGSGEVAVATRRVEEAIDLDVAKLLDGSDLPAVESGDEDLEEDFVILANQSDEEQQNEEEEKNIGEGKGKSQQLHHEQFDSLALEECAGGEDAVKYCATATAVSRSYLSIHSQKTLVPENAKKKLPKFCTGETSMKKAIIKKGIENLPGEYLPQRKTLSGETLNQGPYKELQQEAKES; encoded by the exons ATGGGCCGAGGCCGCAACCGCAAGCCCCGCAACTTCGCCACGTTCCGCCTCTGCCCGCGCCcgggcgccgccgacgcctccgACCGCGTCTTCGTCCGCGTCGACGACAACCCCTACTCCGTCCCCGGCTTCGCCGATGACGGCTGCGGCGGCCCCTCGTCCTCCACCGCCGTCGGAGGAGACGATGAGCCCTCATCCTCGTCGGCCGACGACGGCGGAGGCGCCCTCCCGGAGCACGTCCGCCGCGAGATCCTGGAGCTCGGCCTCCCCGACGACGGGTACGACTACCTCGCCCACCTCCGCGAGctccgcccctccctctcctccaccggcggcggaggctccTCCGCCGTGTTcctccccagccgccgccgccccgcgcgctcCGGCCTCCCCGTGGACGTCATG GCCTACGACTTGAGTCGTGCTCCGATTGGTTCCGGGGAGGTTGCGGTGGCGACGAGGCGGGTCGAGGAGGCTATCGACCTGGATGTCGCGAAGCTGCTTGACGGGAGTGATTTGCCGGCTGTTGAGTCCGGGGATGAGGATTTGGAGGAGGATTTTGTTATCCTTGCAAATCAGTCAGATGAGGAGCAGCAaaatgaggaggaagagaagaacaTTGGTGAGGGAAAGGGAAAATCGCAGCAGCTACATCATGAGCAGTTTGATTCG CTTGCTTTGGAAGAATGTGCTGGCGGTGAAGACGCTGTTAAATATTGTGCTACTGCTACCGCTGTTTCCAGATCATATCTCAGTATTCACTCTCAGAAAACTCTAGTCCCAGAAAATGCAAAAAAGAAACTTCCAAAATTTTGTACAGGAGAAACAAGTATGAAAAAGGCTATCATCAAAAAAGGAATTGAGAACCTTCCTGGAGAGTACTTACCTCAGAGGAAAACCTTGAGTGGTGAGACTTTAAATCAGGGACCCTACAAGGAACTGCAACAGGAAGCGAAAGAAAGCTAG
- the LOC117845022 gene encoding uncharacterized protein C24B11.05: MESYTAGSKFDCLLFDLDETLFPLSIGLYLAYCASIQEYMLNKLHIEESQIPKMCHDLYKEHGTTMAGLKALGYDFDYDDFHSCVHERLPYEKLKPDPVIRQLLLSLPQRKIIFTNSGKNHAATVLEKVGLEGCFDAIICFETLNPATEKDDTGSGSDGPTPPRRGVLCKPSLESMEAVIEIAKLDAKRTVINPVTNHSDFSQMFTSDPR, translated from the exons ATGGAATCATACACTGCTGGATCCAAATTTGATTGCTTGCTATTTG ATCTTGATGAGACTCTCTTTCCACTGAGCATAGGACTCTACCTGGCATACTGTGCCAGCATACAAG AATATATGCTGAACAAGCTGCATATTGAAGAGAGTCAGATTCCAAAAATGTGCCACGATTTGTACAAGGAGCATGGAACCACAATGGCTGGTCTCAAG GCTTTGGGCTATGATTTCGATTACGATGACTTCCACTCTTGCGTTCATGAGAGGCTGCCATATGAGAAGCTGAAGCCTGACCCTGTCATAAGGCAGCTGCTGCTCTCTCTGCCACAGAGGAAGATT ATTTTCACCAACTCTGGCAAAAACCATGCGGCTACAGTCCTGGAGAAGGTCGGGCTCGAAGGCTGCTTCGATGCCATCATCTGCTTCGAGACCTTGAACCCGGCAACTGAAAAAGACGACACTGGCAGTGGTTCTGACGGCCCAACTCCTCCTCGCAGGGGAGTCTTGTGCAAACCGTCTCTGGAGTCCATGGAAGCTGTCATAGAGATCGCCAAGCTCGACGCCAAGAGAACGGTAATAAATCCAGTAACGAACCACAGTGATTTCTCCCAGATGTTTACTTCAGATCCTCGTTAG
- the LOC117845023 gene encoding uncharacterized protein C24B11.05 produces MESYTAGAKFDCLLFDIDDTLYPLSLGINQACRDNIQEYMLNKLHIEESQVPKMCLDLYKEHGTTMAGLKVSGYDFDYDDFHACVHGRLPYEKLKPDPVLRQLLLSLPQRKIIFTNSDKNHASTVLKKLGLEGCFDAIICFETLNPPTEQDDINGGSDDSAPPRRGVLCKPSLESMEAVIEIAKLDAKRTVFFDDSARNIAAGKAAGFHTVVVGTSALVAGADVALESIHNIKEALPELWDAAGEHVQAVLRPAAVETTVLA; encoded by the exons ATGGAATCATACACTGCTGGAGCCAAATTTGATTGCTTGCTATTTG ACATTGACGACACCCTCTATCCACTGAGCTTAGGAATCAACCAAGCATGCCGTGACAACATACAAG AATACATGCTGAACAAGCTGCATATTGAAGAGAGCCAGGTTCCAAAAATGTGCCTCGATTTGTACAAGGAGCATGGAACCACAATGGCTGGTCTCAAG GTTTCGGGCTACGATTTCGACTACGATGACTTCCACGCTTGCGTTCATGGAAGGCTGCCGTATGAGAAGCTGAAGCCTGACCCTGTCCTAAGGCAGCTGCTGCTCTCTCTGCCACAGAGGAAGATA ATTTTCACCAACTCTGACAAAAACCATGCGTCTACGGTCCTGAAGAAGCTCGGGCTCGAGGGCTGCTTCGATGCCATCATTTGCTTCGAGACCTTGAACCCGCCAACTGAGCAAGACGACATCAATGGTGGTTCTGACGACTCAGCTCCTCCTCGCAGGGGAGTCCTGTGCAAGCCGTCTCTGGAGTCCATGGAAGCTGTCATAGAGATCGCCAAGCTCGACGCCAAGAGAACG GTGTTCTTCGACGACAGCGCGCGGAACATCGCCGCAGGGAAGGCCGCCGGCTTCCACACCGTCGTT GTCGGGACCTCAGCGCTGGTGGCAGGCGCGGACGTGGCGCTGGAGAGTATCCACAACATCAAGGAGGCCCTGCCGGAGCTCtgggacgccgccggcgagcacgtcCAGGCGGTCCtccggcccgccgccgtggagaccACGGTGCTCGCATGA
- the LOC117842296 gene encoding uncharacterized protein C24B11.05: MESYAAGAKFDCLLFDMDDTLYPLSLGINLACRKNIQDYMLNKLQIEESQVPKMCLDLYKEYGTTMAGLKVLGYDFDYDDFHACVHGTLPYEKLKPDPVLRQLLLSLPQRKIIFTNSDKAHAARVLEKLGLEDCFEGIICFETLNPSTQQDANDQNQKNAGEADTDGGSRAGSDDPAPPRRGILCKPSLESMEAVIEIAKLDAKRTVFFDDSARNIASGKAAGFHTVVVGTSALVPGADVALESIHNIKEALPELWDAAGEHVEAVLRPAAVETTVLA; encoded by the exons ATGGAATCGTACGCTGCTGGAGCGAAATTTGATTGCTTGCTGTTTG ACATGGATGACACACTCTACCCACTGAGCTTAGGCATCAACTTGGCATGCCGCAAGAACATACAGG ACTACATGCTGAACAAGTTGCAGATTGAAGAGAGCCAGGTTCCCAAGATGTGCCTAGATTTGTACAAGGAGTATGGAACCACAATGGCCGGCCTCAAG GTTTTGGGCTATGATTTCGACTATGACGACTTCCACGCTTGTGTCCATGGTACACTGCCGTATGAGAAGCTGAAACCTGACcctgtcctgaggcagctgctACTTTCCTTGCCACAGAGGAAGATA ATTTTCACAAACTCTGACAAGGCCCATGCGGCAAGAGTCCTGGAGAAGCTCGGGCTAGAGGACTGCTTCGAAGGAATCATCTGCTTCGAGACCCTGAACCCGTCAACCCAACAAGATGCCAATGACCAGAACCAGAAGAATGCAGGTGAAGCTGACACTGATGGTGGCAGCAGAGCTGGCTCTGACGACCCAGCCCCTCCTCGCAGGGGAATCCTATGCAAGCCGTCTCTGGAGTCCATGGAGGCCGTCATCGAGATCGCCAAGCTCGACGCCAAGAGAACG GTGTTCTTCGACGACAGTGCGCGCAACATCGCCTCGGGGAAGGCCGCCGGCTTCCACACCGTCGTT GTCGGGACCTCAGCGCTGGTGCCTGGTGCGGACGTGGCGCTGGAGAGCATCCATAACATCAAGGAGGCCCTGCCGGAGCTCtgggacgccgccggcgagcacgtcGAGGCGGTCCtccggcccgccgccgtcgagacCACGGTGCTCGCATGA